One window from the genome of bacterium encodes:
- a CDS encoding DUF4386 domain-containing protein, translating to MHTTTNPPRVYARIAGITYLLVIILGVVSAGVIDAGLIVSGDDAASVTNIMQNESLFRMSTLVSIILYAAVLVLSWWRTYIPTAP from the coding sequence TTGCACACAACCACAAATCCCCCGCGGGTCTATGCAAGAATCGCAGGAATCACCTACCTGTTGGTAATTATCCTTGGGGTGGTAAGCGCCGGTGTTATTGATGCTGGTCTCATCGTATCGGGGGATGATGCAGCATCGGTCACGAACATCATGCAGAACGAATCGCTGTTTCGCATGAGTACTCTTGTTTCCATCATATTGTATGCTGCTGTCCTGGTACTGTCCTGGTGGAGGACGTATATACCCACCGCTCCCTGA
- a CDS encoding acyl carrier protein, whose product MAPNIEQTLDAFIREHCLPRNSGITIGKHDNLFETGTIDSAGLLHFIGYIEDTFDIVIPDEDLIPEQFSTLASIENYIHERVRQPVAAK is encoded by the coding sequence ATGGCGCCGAATATTGAACAGACCCTCGATGCATTTATCCGCGAACACTGTCTCCCCCGGAACTCGGGGATAACCATCGGGAAACACGATAACCTCTTTGAAACAGGGACCATCGACTCCGCCGGACTTCTTCACTTCATCGGATACATCGAAGATACTTTCGATATCGTCATTCCGGATGAGGATCTGATACCGGAGCAGTTTTCGACGCTGGCCTCTATTGAGAATTACATACACGAACGGGTTCGTCAACCCGTCGCGGCAAAGTGA
- a CDS encoding HAD-IIIC family phosphatase: protein MTSLCKCIVWDLDNTVWDGICLEGHVVPRQETLHAIETLHSRGILHSVASRGEAEVALGVLKQQRMLDYFVVPKINWLPKSANIQDIASTLNIPLDAMAFIDDDPFEREQVEFMLPEVRVFPAESAEQLPGLPGFDTTLISDVTTQRARLYREEQERKEAEPAFSSREEFLQSCDMQLSVRTAVTKDIPRIREMMSRTHQMNSSGLMLGEEELLDVLTNGRDERELYIAELHDRFGSCGIIGITVMEKHAKEWRMLLFAMSCRVMGRGIEKAFLFALFERHLPSGVTYMTTLLRETERNRMMRTMFQMSGYRQYDRWEDGTLLLKLDDNYQLTRPSWVRLV, encoded by the coding sequence GTGACTTCGCTCTGTAAATGTATCGTGTGGGATCTTGACAATACTGTCTGGGATGGCATCTGTCTCGAGGGGCATGTCGTTCCGCGTCAGGAAACTCTTCACGCGATTGAAACGCTTCACAGCCGCGGAATACTGCATTCCGTGGCAAGCAGGGGCGAGGCGGAAGTGGCGCTCGGGGTGCTGAAGCAGCAGCGCATGCTGGATTACTTCGTCGTGCCGAAAATCAACTGGCTGCCGAAGAGTGCGAACATTCAGGATATCGCATCGACGCTCAACATCCCGCTCGATGCCATGGCGTTCATCGATGATGATCCTTTTGAACGTGAACAGGTCGAATTTATGCTGCCGGAGGTGCGGGTCTTCCCGGCTGAGAGTGCCGAACAGTTGCCGGGATTGCCGGGATTCGATACAACGCTGATATCTGATGTGACAACGCAGCGTGCGCGGTTGTACCGGGAGGAACAGGAAAGAAAAGAGGCGGAACCGGCATTCTCCAGCAGGGAGGAATTCCTGCAATCCTGCGATATGCAGCTGTCGGTTCGCACGGCCGTCACAAAGGATATTCCGCGCATTCGCGAAATGATGTCTCGTACGCATCAAATGAACAGCAGCGGACTGATGCTGGGTGAGGAGGAACTGTTGGATGTGCTTACGAATGGGAGGGATGAACGCGAACTGTATATCGCTGAGCTGCATGATCGCTTCGGATCCTGCGGGATTATCGGCATTACCGTGATGGAGAAGCACGCCAAGGAATGGCGCATGTTGCTCTTCGCGATGTCCTGCCGCGTTATGGGACGAGGGATTGAAAAAGCGTTCCTCTTTGCGCTGTTCGAACGGCATCTGCCTTCCGGTGTCACCTATATGACCACGCTGCTCAGGGAAACAGAGCGCAACCGTATGATGCGGACGATGTTTCAGATGTCCGGTTATCGGCAGTATGACAGGTGGGAGGATGGGACCCTGCTCTTGAAACTCGATGACAATTATCAACTGACCAGACCAAGCTGGGTGAGGCTCGTATGA